One stretch of Candidatus Nanopelagicales bacterium DNA includes these proteins:
- a CDS encoding NTP transferase domain-containing protein, with amino-acid sequence MSERDIGNWTAIILTGGGSTRLGQDKSAATVWGRSLLDHVLASLPPEVPVVVVGPAPKQPVRDVAVTRENPPGGGPVAAIAAGLELVTHDVVAVIATDMPFSGGFVSQLAQDLACRIERDSAASGNEQGTPDALIPADAAGRSQPLCAAYRRNALRAAIRALGDPAGQSVRAVLSSITTASVPPPDGTELLMDVDSPADLATARDSSPAIVYREGHDDLSPITLGVDAMLSDWIAAVQSELGLDADVNLDAILDVAKDTAHGVTRPAAPVTTYLLGCAVAAGADVQEAAASIRALATQWQAEE; translated from the coding sequence GTACCAGGCTCGGACAGGACAAGTCAGCCGCGACAGTGTGGGGAAGGTCACTCCTCGATCACGTCCTTGCCTCTCTCCCGCCTGAAGTTCCGGTCGTCGTCGTAGGGCCCGCGCCGAAACAACCGGTCCGCGACGTCGCCGTCACCCGGGAGAACCCCCCGGGAGGCGGGCCGGTCGCCGCGATCGCCGCCGGGCTGGAACTGGTCACCCACGACGTTGTAGCGGTCATCGCCACCGACATGCCCTTCAGCGGAGGTTTCGTGAGCCAACTGGCGCAAGACCTAGCTTGCCGGATCGAGCGGGACTCAGCGGCCAGCGGAAACGAACAAGGCACTCCGGACGCGCTCATCCCGGCCGATGCGGCAGGCAGAAGCCAGCCACTATGCGCCGCGTACCGCAGAAACGCCCTGCGGGCGGCGATACGCGCGCTAGGCGACCCGGCGGGGCAGTCGGTCAGGGCGGTACTCAGCTCGATAACGACAGCGAGCGTGCCGCCTCCGGACGGTACGGAACTACTCATGGACGTGGACTCCCCAGCAGATCTCGCTACGGCCCGCGACTCCAGCCCAGCTATTGTCTACCGGGAGGGGCACGACGATCTGTCCCCGATAACGCTAGGAGTGGACGCGATGTTGTCAGATTGGATCGCAGCGGTTCAAAGCGAGCTGGGGCTCGACGCGGATGTCAACCTGGACGCGATCCTGGACGTGGCGAAGGACACCGCGCACGGCGTCACGCGACCAGCCGCCCCTGTAACGACGTACCTTCTGGGTTGCGCGGTCGCTGCCGGAGCTGACGTCCAAGAGGCGGCCGCATCGATCCGGGCTCTGGCGACCCAGTGGCAAGCTGAAGAGTGA